The DNA region aaTTGTTACTTTGAGCCTGTGCCTAATGTTTTATTCTGAGCAAAGTCAAGGAAGATGTCATCTGATGCATGAAGAAGTAAAGAAGATCTGTTAGttgtgaagttgcttgcttggatgtggtcatctttatttgatgtcttgctcttcataTTACTATTTGattgctgattattgcttgattcaaagtcctAAGGGgaagtgggttttctatatgacattcttgtttattggattgcatcccattggtcagatcttttcaactcttaacttttaattttatgcttaggattagtctcttcatctcctctcacttcttaaatttcaaatctctcccccctttttaaaaatcttctttgcttgctatttcaaacttagactttattgcaaattagaaactttggccttatgccaatgaatttttaaactcttttcttaaatcaaacttgtaaaatgaatctaatcatgttgacttaaaatttcaaaagacaaaaagaactaacactcattcaaactcttttaggccctttgtgcctccttttaaacttaatttttttattaaaagcaatccactcattttgaaattgttaccacgaactatgaggttttgattcatcattttatgttggtacgtaggcacatgtctgaaggttttgtcaaacacaaaaatataatcaacgaattcttttctcatccccacactctattttatcaaacatcttttataccaaaaaaaacacatacacacataaaaaagggcttcctaggagtacctaggacactttggatgctaacaccttccctctttgtaatcaacccccttacctgtaatctctggcattttattagttttgatttgaaaacttcttatctttggattttgttcgtgcttttcccttttcctttggaaacaataaaagtgtggtggcaACTCTTGTcttattgacgttaagcttatccatagcttaatggtcatgaatttaccgctacacgCTTCGAACTCCCGACACGCTTCCTCCGCATCTTCAGAAGCCTTCTGTCAATATTTCTCTTCCTCAGCAAAAGAAGCCTTCAACCTCGTTATCTGAGTTGTCAAAGTAGACGAAAGATCGTACCGATCTACCTCTTCCCATAAAGAGTCGGTCATCTCGGCCTTCGCCGTAGTTCGACCAACTCTTTCTCAACTTCGGCATTGCCATGCTCAAGGGCCTCACATTTATCCTTCAGCTCATCCCGCTCCCTTGAAAGGTCGCCATAGCTTATTACATCGTCTTGGCCAATCGTTGCCATTGAAACCAAGGGGCATGAGAAATGTATACAAAAAGACCTCGTCGGTCAATTATAGATAAGCTCCGAAAAAAAGCCAAGTCCTCGTTAGCCACAGTAGCAGCAAATTTCTCTAGGGTGCTTGGCACCCAGGATGGAAAAATTGCAGGAAGTCAGAAGAAAAGAGTAAGAGCCTCTTACTCGACACCCTCCAACAAGGGAACCCATTTAGAAGAACCCTCTTCAACAAGGGTAGACGAACTATCACCCCGTCTCCTTTTAACAGGAGATGGAGACAACGAAGACTCATGAATAAAAAATCCAGTCACAGCAGTACTCAAATATTCCACCTCAAGAGTTATACCAGGGGTAGCATTTGCAACTGCCTCCAATGCAGTCACTGCAACCGGTATTCGGGCCCCCGGAGCAGGAGTAGAAGCGACAATAGGAGTCGTCGACAACCATCTAGATAAGTCGGTTGTAAGACCCTGATCCTTAGCAAGCGCAAAATCCTTCTGCAACGGTTCCATGTTATTTGCAAGTTACGGGTAACACTGTTAAAAAAATCCTTGAATCCCCTATCCTCACCAAAAAAAATTGCATATATGCCTGACTGGGGGCACAAATAATCGCATAAGAATCAACTTGCTTCTTTTTTTACTGAGAAGGGAGTACATAATTGGGGCCAAATCCTTCTTCATAGTCGATCCCTTGATACTAATCGCatatttattctttcattttCACCTCATTGGATGACAAATGACTTAATTCAAAATGGTAAGAAGAAAGATGCCGGCGAAAATAAGCTATAGACCAGTACTTCAAAAAATCGATCTTGGAAGAGCGAACGCGGCCCACCAGATTTGAAGACAAAAAAAAAGCAAGATGAGACCCAGAAGTGACAGGCTTCACCAGCATGAAACGTTCAAGAAAATCACCCTAGTTAGTGGTGAAAGGGCTGAACCAAGGCACTTGTGGGCAAAGGGAAACCAATCCCTGATCCCGGATATCATCTTAAGAAGTATGGGCCACatgaaaaaattaaaaaagagCTCCATAGAAGGTTTCTAGAACTTATGCTCAACGCATAATTGAAACACCTTCATATAAGCTCAAGCTATGGGATGAAGTTGCGATGGGGCAACTTTCAAGCGATCTATCACGACCACTTCAAAATCAGAGAAGGGAAAATGTACCCTTAACTTGGTGAAAAGGAATTCATATAGATGAACGAAACATCCCTCAAAAGAGCTACATATCCTCTCCCTCAGACCTACTGGGAGAATCAATGAATCTGAAGGATTGGCAACCGTAATGTCGGTTTTTGCTACAACCTCAATTGTATTCAAGACGGAGGGAGTACCAACTACTTCAACGGCCACCCAAGGGTACCTATTGGCATTAGCCGGTTCTACTAGTCGAAGTCCCTTGTGTGTTAACACATCAACTTTGTAATGACCATCGGGGTCGATCCAACACACATCATCAGACTGTCCATGGTACTCCAAGTGACGGGTGATTTCAACATCGTTAGGATCATGACAGTCACTCCCTAATATGTTTTAACAAAGCTACCAGCATGTTCCCTCCTCTGACGAGAAGGTTTTATTTCTGCCATGGTCAAGACGGGGAGACATCGACTTTTACACGAGGTTTTCACCCCTATCAGGTTTCTCTGGAAATAAAGTCTTCGAAGAATCCCTAGAAAGAGCCTTGTGTGAAAGAGATTCTCTAAATGTTCCTTCCATTTATGAATCATCAATCAAAGGAATAATCTCTGGATTAAAATCCTCGTTGATAGAAGAAAAGAAATGTGATTCGGACTTCATTCCCCTCCTCAAAGAAGAAGAAACATTACCCTATAAACCTCTCTCGATGATGATAAAGATATCATTCATTGTAACAAAAGTACAGTAAATGCTGAAATGAAAATGTGAAGGGAGGGAAACGTACCTCAAAATGTAAGGTCGAAGGCAGTAAAGCAAAGCAGAAAGACAAAAGTCAAAATTTTGAAGCTTTGAATGGACGGTAACGATTACTCTGGTAAAACGCTCTcagagaagaagaagagactCGAAGGAAACAAGAGGAACTCAGTCTACAAGATTGCAAAAATGTTTCTCCACATTGCCTTTATCCTTATGTAGGTAAAGACAATTAAGCGGGTCTAATTGAAAATAAGAAGCAAGCGCGGATCAACAGTCGTATTTCACCTTGGAAACACAATTCAACTCAAGTGTACATTAAGCTACGTCACACCACTCCGCACCTTTTCAGGTCACACGTCAGGAAAACAGTGAAACACTCCAATGATGGGATTGTATTTAATGCTCATGTTCCCCATTATACTTTGGCAAAACCAAAGCACTGCATGTCAACTGACATCTGGATTACAATTCTCAAGGGTCGGTCATGATTACTAAAAGACTCCCCCGACATCCAGAATGCCTGACGAGTATTGTGTGCAACTGCTCCGTATCGCCCAAAGACCTAGGGACCCATTGCTCCGCGCCGGTCAAAGGTGCAATAAGATGAGACTTACTCATTCCACCTGCTCCATCAAGCCCAAGGTATAAATACCTTCATAAAGAATTATCAAATACACAATCTCTAATCTCCACTCTCATTACGGTTATATCAAACCTTAAACTGACTTGGCCATTGTAGTGCTAACCATGCAGATATCTCTCCTCTAAACCGTCATATCAAAAATTAACAATACCATTTCAAGATTGACACTGATCAACGACGTTGATTCAAAATCAACGCTTCCGATCCAAAAAACGCCGTAATCGCAACCTTCAATTCACATTGTCGCATTGGAGATTCACCGACGAAACTTTGTTTCATCATAACTTTCGCGATTTTCTCCATTTATAATTACACAACGGAACACTATATTTGACATTATTTCAGGATACTATATCTATATCTAAGCCATAAGTTTTGAGAAGCCAAAACCTGAAGCTTTggtttcttttctttttctttaaatTATAGATTCATAAAGATTGGGAATAAGAAGAGATGGTCAACTAAGTGTCCATTTctttctatttattttttaaatatttttttatttttaaatacttaactaataataataataataatacttaTAAACAACAAGCATAAAAATAATAAGTGTGGAATAGTGAAGAACACTATAAGGATCTAAAAGAAAAGATTTTCAGTAGCAACCgaataaaagaaaatattttcaGAAACAACCCGACAAAAAAAGGTTAGTGTTAATAAATAGAGTCCGATACCTCAAACTATGCTTGAGAAAATTACCAGCTTGATGGTTAAAGAGAAGATTTATATTTACCCTAATAAAGCTACTCAGCTGGAAAATCAGCAGGCAAAGGTTATGAAAAATATCAACAAACTGATGGTGGCAAAAAGCCCTAAGATTTTAGCTAGAATGTGACAGTTTCAAGAGAGTGAGACTAGTGCAGAAGATTACAAAACTAGTCTCTTCTATAACAATTGCAAAATTCGATACTAGTGTATAAGAAACAGCTTTTTTCATATGACTATGGAAAGCCCTGCAGACAGTTTTTAATATATTCAATGAAACACTTGATCTAAAAGTATATGGTTTCACAAGAACCGTGCAATGTTTCGAATTGCACCAAATGTTCAATTTCTAGGAAAATTTACAACAACAAACTATTAACATCAGCAAACAGCATATTCGAAGAGAAATGATATTTTGACAACATACATTGTCGGACACTGTACAAATATACGTTTTTGTGTTTTTGTTTATTCACTCTGTCTCTTCTAGACAACTTGACAGTTCTTTAATACAAACATGGATTTACAAGTTGCAGATCTTCACTAGCTTTTGAAGAATATTTGTACACAGGCTTTGTTTATATAATAATCAAACCCATCAGACCTAtcaaaataattaattttatatagCAATCACAAATTAAGCTTCTTAAATCAGAAAGTATGGAAATAAATACCTATACTGTGAGCTATCAAATCAAAAAATCACTCACATTTTTGTTCTTGTTGATCAAAGCATAGGCATCACTGTATATAGCAACAGCATTTGACAAGACTGCCAGGAATATCATAAAAACAGATAGTATTTTGTCGCTTTTAGTTGCTATGTTGTAGCGATCCCTGTCGGAAAAGAAGAAAATGCTTAATGATAATTGTTGAGTTAATTATCAGCAAAAGCATGAGCAAAATTCCTTCTATAAAACTACTTAAGGGAATGATAAGTAAAATTCATTACAGAACTAAATAAAATTGGTGATCAAACTCACCTCAGAGTGACTGCAGCTGGAAATATGAATCCTAAACAAACAGCAGCAGTTGCTCCAGTGAACTGGAAAATATCCCAAATGCTAGGTATGAAGTTTGCTCCCATGAAGATAATGCCAACGAGGGAAATCGTAATTGATGCAAATCTGAAGTTATCAATAACCAAAGGCCTTTTCGATGAGGTAAATATCAGACCATCTACATTGACCCTTAATCCATAGAAAACTACAGGAAATACAAGAACAAGATGTGCAGCATAGCTAAAACGAACAGCGTCATTGAGCACCGAACCCAAAGGAATTCCAAGATTAGTATCAAAATTGGCAAGCACGTCATCAAGAGTTTCATCACCAAATAGAAGGAACGCAGAGAAGCTTGTCAGTAAGTACACTGAAGAGCATAGAGTAAGGGAAGTACGCACAACCCCGTGCATCCAGGAGGAATCTTCCAGTTCATTATCTATGTTGTGAACTGCAAATAAAGAGTGCACACAATACAACCACCAAATATACATCTATGAAGCGACCATGTAGATCTAGATAGACAACTCCAATAATGTAATGCTCTGACATAACTGAAACTTTTGTAGTAGTTGCCGGCGTTTATTACCACTTGTGAATAAGCTTAAAATTTATACGCAAATTTAAGCAGCCAAGCCTAGCATGAAATATTTATACTCTAATGGTTTTAGAAATTTTGGATTGGACCTAACTCAACCCCTACAAACCGGCTTGTAAGATGAGGAGTCATTCTAACCACAATTAAACATTTTAGATCTCATCCAACATGCGACTCTTAACATGTTGTTAACATGAACTGAACTGTCAAGTAAATGATTGGATTTGGGGTGAACAAAATTTAGTGTGCCCAGTTCAGATAATGGTGCACAGCGAGAAATAAACCGAAATAATGTGAATTAAGACCTCAGCCTTCTTCATGCAAATCAATAACTAACTTAGAGTTACATAGGTCTATTCTGCATAAAAATGCTAAAACAGGATAAATGAGTTCTAAATAAAGGTCTGAAATATTTGCATACCATTGTAGTGACAGATGTATGCGGTCACCAGCACAGGAACTACAGTGAATAGATCAAAAACTGAAGCTGCGTCAGTAATGACCGGGAAGAGTCTGGGCATTCCAATGCCACCACTAATAATCTTGATAATTGAGATCCCCACAGCAATGACAAGGAAAACAACAGCTAACCCAATTGACAATGCAGATGTGTATCTCAATGAATCTGCAACAACCACAGAAAATGCAGATGTGAATCTCAAAACGCAGGTAAGCCAAAAAACTTGTACACAAATTTTGAAAGGGAAAGACTTCGGGTGTGCTACAAAACATCTTAAACCAAGGAACAAAAACATAAACCATAAGTATTCAAATCCTAATATAAATAACTACAAATACAATTTTCACTGTTCTAACTCAAGTAAGCCAAAACATGTGTGAAAAAGAAGTTTGTTTCATTTGGTACAAACCAAAACAACTTAGTAACATAACATGATTTAATAGATAGCCCAATTTGTACTTGAGGGATTATTTATGGGTAGTAATTTTCAGTAATTTGTAATCTAATAATTGATACAACTAATAATATGTTTCTGATTTTCACATCAAGTCATATAAGAAAAGTACAACCACTCACCAATTCGCTTAAGACTAACCAAAGGTGCAAATATAGCAAGTGTTGTAAAAACAAGAACAAATGTACGCCCAGTCCACCAGTAGACACCAAACCATCCTTCAAGGATACCAGAATGGTGAATTCCATTTGAAGTTGTTCCAGAAATCACATCGCCTACACATATGAACAAAACAAAACTGAATTATATAATCTTCAGTTCTTTTCTAAACAGATTGATGGGTAATTAACTAAGTACATGTTTGGATTGACAGTGAGTTTAATGAAATCTCGGGAGACTCAAACCACCACAATTTTGGAAAAAGTTACACTGTGTAGCTTTAACAAAAACAAAGTGCTATCGTGATTTCACACTCATCCAAACCCCTGAAGCACTAACAAAGAAACGTGACACAACACTGGTAATAATTTGAAACATGGAAGTAATTCAATGTAATGTGATGGTATCATTTCGGAGTCAATCAAGACACATCGGACACCAAACACGCCTTCAATCTGAAGCGTCAGTTCTACATGGGTCCGAACATACACTAAAACCAAATTGACGATAACAATGAAAGTAAAATTTTAAGTACTAGACTTTTAAGAATATGGTCTTCACCGATGATAATCATGTAGACAATCAAAGCACCAGTGTTATGGATTACAACACATATCTCCAACAAAGCTTTTCCATATCTCCCAAAGGAATCCCCCATAAGACTTCCATAGGCAGAAAGATTCCCTGCCCTTGAAAACCTAATCATGAACTCAAGTGACTTCTCTGTCAACAATGCTGTTAGGATTATAGCAATAAGACCAGGCACCATTCCCAATTTCTTAACACAAGCAGGCAAACCCATGATTCCAGCACCAATAGTTGTGGTAGCCAAATTGAAAACAGCCCCGGAAAATGAAGCTCCATTAAATTCATGAAATTCGGAATTCGATTCTTGAGACTTAGGTATCAAAGGCGCATTCTCCTCAACAATTTCCCTCTTCTTCCTTGTTTTCTTATTCTCAGAAGCAAGATTCCCAATCGTCATTTTCAGCTTTCAAGTCTTCTCTCCCTCTCTCCCAAATTTTCAAATCAGCTTCTTCAAACTGTCAAAAACAACACACTCATTTCATTTCTCAAGTTCAAAGAAAAATTCAAACTTTAGAATAAACCCCAAATCCAATGGTTAAAAAAACTAAATTCAAAACATGAAACCTAATAATGGTTTAACAAACCCAAAAACTACATTGAATCATAAAACCCAAATATACGTATCAAAATAAGCAATATTTCCAACAATAAATGCAATTAACAAAGAAAAACGAAATCATAATCATAATAATTGAAGTAATTAATTTCAATTCAATGGAATTCCTTGATGATGAAGAAACCTATTTGGCGCGAAATAGGTCGAGAACTGGGGAAGCAAGAACCGAGTAGGTTACCGTTTTCCTAATTTGAAATTGAAATTGTTGATTAATCTTGAAAGTGAAAAACCTAAGCTGCAGATAAAAGGGCAAATCAAATTAGGCACCATTATAATAACAACACAACTTAAGGGATAAGATTAGAACAATAATAGAGTTTATCAAACAAAAAAGATTATATTCTCTTAATCTATTGTTATAAAAGATTTATAAATACACAAAATAGGAAATAGAGTAGATTTATTTATTCTAAATTATTTTAGAGGCAAATTTGGTTTAATAAAGGATTTTATCCAATAAAATTATATTATCTTAATCTTTTTGTTATATAAGATTATAGATACAAAGAATAGGAAATAGGgataattatattttaaatttgaTTTCATCATTAAATTATTTAAGGGGtaaatttatttatgttttaaaaaatttgtttttttatCTATAGTTTGTTTTTTTATCTACAATTATAATAGATTATAATGCATGCAATAGAAAATAGAGCCGATTATAGTTTAAATTTAAGATTGTTACTAAATTAGTTAAAGGTTAAAattgaaataataaaaaatttatgTTTAAATAGTCCATTTGTCCCGGTAAGATAGggtgtttttatttttaatccctaagtcgttattttttttggaaataaTTTTAAATGTTAAAATCTATTTGGTTTTAATCTCAATAGTGAAAATTCGTAGGAAAAATCGAAGAAAAATCTGCATAAAACATGCAGATTTTAAATCCGTAGAAAAATTTGAAGGAGATGAAATCTGCAGATTTTCctatatattttattttcaaagacttaaattaaaaatatttaattcagGAATTATTTCCAAAAAAAcggtttaaaaataaaaaaccaAAACACGCAAACTTATCTGGACGAAGAGACTATTTAAGTCTAAATTTTAACTCAACAAAAATTGTATTCTCATTTTTTTTACATCAATTCTCAAAGTAGTCTAATAGTTGAGATGTCTCTCtcattaaaaatgaataaataagATATTGTAGATTTGAATCTATAATATAAGGGTAATGTTAACTTGTGTCTTAGGGGCACATGTTAAGAAAGTCACTTATAGAAAGTTTGTattgaaaaaaataattaaaaaattaattttataattttattaaaGTCAATACACAATTTCCAAGATAACATTTCTTCATTTGATTCTTAACTTGTGTCCCTAGGACACAAGTTAACATTACCctataataaaaatattaaaaataagaTAGTATCTCCAACATAACTTTATTAAGgtattgttatatatatatatatatatatatatatatatatatatatatatatatatatatatatatatatatatatatatatatatatatatatatatatatatatatatatatatatatatatatatatatatatatatatatatatatatatttctttcaaattcctataaaaatttaaaattattcATTTCACTTCGTCCAATAAAATTCTAACACATCCTATATATTTGTTCAAATAATATTAGTTGGACAAATTCTTACAAGAGATTTTAAAATTTGTGATAGTTGAACCAGAAACAATTTGCCTTGTCTAACGATAATTTTCGAAGATACTTGGTTTTTGAGAAAAGTGAATTAAAATATTTGAGATTTTGATTAAACCATTAGTAAGTTTTACCCTcgttatttaaaaaaaaatacgaaaaataaccatcttttcaaaaaaaaaatccaaaataatcAACTTTGGGAGAGGATGCGCCAGGGGAGTTGGGGAAAAAGAAAATTTAATTTTGCAGCCAACAAGAATCAAACACACAATCTTTTGATCAGAAGTCAAACATGTTACCACTACACCACAAATCATTCATattaatttgtttcatcatatatttaatatatCGTGTATACTTACAGTAGATTAATAAATTACTAAAACTTAGTTGAAATTTTTTTCACTTAGTTTTAAAATAATGTATAATTACATTAGATTAATTTGTTTCATCTCTATAtatttgttttaattattttcaCTTAGAACTTTTATAactattttaaaattttaaattaactaaatatatattttattttattttatcattgttttaaaatatataagttaagaatattatttaatatttgcattttaatttctTAAGAGTACAATCGCAATTTTATATTATaacattaaatataaaatatagaTAATATCCATTCGACCTATCCAATATGAACGTAGATAGTTAAaatatttatgtttatttaaaattcattataataaaattaaatatatatatatatatatatatatatatatatatatatatatatatatatatatatatatattttataaaaagaattgtttaataaaaaagtattgtataaaagaatattttagttttataaaaataaacattaaataaaataatggatgaaaaataatggatgaaacatagtgtaaaaaaattaaatattttaactAATTATGTTTCACTTCATAACTGACATGACCGAAATCCAGCATCCAAATGGATTTCATTCTTCAAACTGATAACATAACCTCTCAAAAAGAACCATGCTGATGATAACCACTTTTCCGTTTTTTCACCAAACTCTAACCAACTGTCAAATGTAACCTCCTAACTAACTTCAAAATGGCACAACAGAAATAATCGAAAATTGCTAACGGAGTAACAACCCTTCATCAATCGCTCTCCTCAAGTCTCCATTCCAACCCCTTCACATAACAGAATTTTGTTTTCCACCCTCCAACTTCCATAAAAACCTCCAAACCACTATCATTAGAAAAGAGAAAAAAACTCTCTCACGAGAACTTCTTCAACAAACTATAATCTCCCTAACTGAATAACAAAACCTCACAGAGCCAAATTCAACATTGATTCCCAGAAGGAGCCTAAAAGAAAATTCTAACAGAGAATTGAAGACTAAACTTCAACCGAGAGAACCTTCCCATTGGCAACCATTGTGAACTCCCATCACATTACAGAATCCAACTCTGAAAACTCTCTTACAAATCACGCTTCAAAAGCCCTTTCACAACTACACAAGATGCACAAGAGAGAATCCATAGCAGAAAGGGAAAAGAAGCATAGACCAAGGGGAAATCAGTGACAAGAAATTGCAGGAAGAAACTCATGTTTCAAGAAGTTTCGTCAGCTCAAAGAACGTAAGGCACAAATCCAGCTCCTTCATCCTTAATCGACAATGAACCATCTTTATTCTTCAACGATAACGCCACGCCCGCGCACAGATCCTAATCAACCAAGAGCTGAAAAATAATGGATGAAACATAGtgtaaaataaaattaaata from Lathyrus oleraceus cultivar Zhongwan6 chromosome 1, CAAS_Psat_ZW6_1.0, whole genome shotgun sequence includes:
- the LOC127120805 gene encoding amino acid transporter AVT6B, whose amino-acid sequence is MTIGNLASENKKTRKKREIVEENAPLIPKSQESNSEFHEFNGASFSGAVFNLATTTIGAGIMGLPACVKKLGMVPGLIAIILTALLTEKSLEFMIRFSRAGNLSAYGSLMGDSFGRYGKALLEICVVIHNTGALIVYMIIIGDVISGTTSNGIHHSGILEGWFGVYWWTGRTFVLVFTTLAIFAPLVSLKRIDSLRYTSALSIGLAVVFLVIAVGISIIKIISGGIGMPRLFPVITDAASVFDLFTVVPVLVTAYICHYNVHNIDNELEDSSWMHGVVRTSLTLCSSVYLLTSFSAFLLFGDETLDDVLANFDTNLGIPLGSVLNDAVRFSYAAHLVLVFPVVFYGLRVNVDGLIFTSSKRPLVIDNFRFASITISLVGIIFMGANFIPSIWDIFQFTGATAAVCLGFIFPAAVTLRDRYNIATKSDKILSVFMIFLAVLSNAVAIYSDAYALINKNKNV